The proteins below come from a single Mycobacterium parmense genomic window:
- a CDS encoding NRAMP family divalent metal transporter, which produces MTSIPTRVGRRISLFGRIAPADPDVDAGPNVLDSAHVGDIVGAFGRIRRDESDAFSGRWRHLRTLLVITGPGLIVMVGDNDAGGVATYAQAGQNYGMGLLWTLVLLIPVLYVNQEMVLRLGAVARVGHARLIFERFGRFWGAFSVGDLLILNALTIVTEFIGVSLALGFLGCPKIVAIPAAAVLLFAVVAGGSFRRWERLMFALIAVNLVIIPMVLLAHPSPKASVAGLIPQFPGGLDSTVLLLVVAIVGTTVAPWQLFFQQSNVVDKRITARWIPYGRADLVVGIVVVMTGATALMAVTAFGLGGSPDAGNFTDAGAVASDLSRHLGGTAGVLFAIILLDASLIGANAVGLATTYAVGDAIGRRHSLHWKISEAPSFYGGYALLLAGSAAIAFSPDYVLGLVTQGVQALAGVLLPSATVFLVLLCNDRAVLGPWVNSVRQNIVAWTIIWCLVLLSLALTATTFFPGLSTFTIEAGLAAGAVVGVVGGAAVIVAGRRHRQRRDAAAIVLTLGGGLNPDEIDALDDAALLTRAERRAVRRADRAGWQTPNFALLDRPAMSPMRRAGLFTLRGYLVVAVIFVIVKIVQAGIVAPAGSF; this is translated from the coding sequence ATGACTTCGATCCCGACCCGCGTCGGCCGCCGCATCTCCCTGTTCGGCCGCATCGCACCAGCCGACCCGGATGTGGACGCCGGGCCGAACGTGCTGGATTCTGCTCACGTCGGTGACATCGTCGGCGCGTTCGGACGTATCCGTCGCGACGAATCGGACGCCTTCAGCGGCCGCTGGCGTCACCTGCGGACCCTGCTGGTCATCACCGGCCCCGGACTCATCGTCATGGTGGGCGACAACGACGCCGGCGGAGTCGCGACGTACGCCCAGGCGGGCCAGAACTACGGGATGGGCCTCTTGTGGACCCTGGTTCTGCTGATTCCGGTGCTGTACGTGAATCAGGAAATGGTGTTGCGGCTCGGCGCGGTGGCCCGGGTGGGGCACGCGCGCTTGATCTTCGAGCGGTTCGGCAGGTTCTGGGGCGCATTCAGCGTCGGGGATCTGTTGATCCTGAACGCCTTGACGATCGTCACAGAATTCATCGGCGTATCGCTGGCCTTGGGTTTTCTGGGCTGCCCGAAAATCGTCGCGATCCCGGCGGCGGCGGTGTTGCTCTTCGCCGTGGTGGCCGGGGGGTCGTTTCGGCGCTGGGAGCGGTTGATGTTCGCGCTGATCGCGGTGAACCTCGTGATAATCCCGATGGTGCTGCTGGCGCATCCCTCCCCGAAAGCGTCTGTCGCCGGGCTGATCCCGCAATTCCCCGGTGGGCTCGACTCCACCGTGCTGCTGTTGGTCGTCGCGATCGTCGGGACCACGGTGGCGCCATGGCAGTTGTTCTTTCAGCAATCCAACGTGGTCGACAAGCGCATCACCGCGCGATGGATCCCCTACGGCCGGGCCGACCTGGTCGTCGGAATCGTTGTGGTCATGACGGGTGCCACGGCGCTGATGGCGGTGACCGCATTCGGACTGGGCGGTAGTCCCGACGCCGGCAACTTCACCGATGCCGGCGCGGTGGCGTCGGATCTGTCCAGGCACCTGGGCGGGACGGCCGGTGTGCTGTTCGCCATCATCCTGTTGGACGCATCGCTGATCGGCGCCAACGCCGTCGGGCTGGCCACCACCTATGCCGTCGGGGATGCCATAGGGAGACGGCATTCGCTGCACTGGAAGATCAGCGAGGCCCCATCGTTCTACGGCGGTTATGCGTTGCTGCTCGCGGGTTCGGCCGCGATCGCCTTCAGCCCGGACTATGTCCTGGGCCTGGTGACCCAGGGCGTCCAGGCGCTCGCCGGTGTGCTGTTGCCTTCGGCCACCGTCTTTTTGGTCCTGCTCTGCAACGACCGCGCGGTGCTGGGCCCGTGGGTTAATTCCGTGCGGCAGAACATCGTTGCGTGGACCATCATCTGGTGCCTGGTGCTGCTGTCGTTGGCACTGACGGCGACCACCTTCTTTCCGGGCCTCTCGACGTTCACGATCGAGGCCGGTTTGGCGGCCGGCGCGGTGGTCGGCGTGGTCGGCGGCGCCGCGGTCATCGTTGCCGGCCGCAGACATCGGCAACGGCGGGACGCGGCGGCCATCGTGCTGACGCTCGGGGGTGGTCTGAACCCGGATGAAATCGATGCACTCGACGACGCGGCGCTGCTCACGCGCGCCGAGCGCCGGGCCGTGCGTCGAGCGGACCGGGCCGGCTGGCAGACACCGAACTTCGCCCTGCTCGACCGCCCGGCCATGTCGCCGATGCGTCGTGCAGGCCTGTTCACCCTGCGGGGTTATCTGGTGGTGGCCGTCATCTTCGTCATCGTCAAGATCGTGCAGGCCGGCATCGTGGCCCCGGCCGGCTCATTCTGA
- a CDS encoding O-methyltransferase, whose amino-acid sequence MANTLQEPRVANALDRMYTEAKNQMSLLRDRHGELQRKMTAQERADAMSEFYIPVTPEAGRLLYSLVRATKPATVVEFGMSFGLSAVHLASAVRDNGTGRVVTTELSATKIAAAKNTFAETGLADLITVLEGDALSTLAGLEGPVDFVLLDGWKDLYLPIIELLEPRLSPGVLVVADNTNSPETQPYLDRVRNPDNGYVSFNFLVRDSDSMEISCRTGG is encoded by the coding sequence ATGGCCAACACTCTGCAGGAACCCAGGGTCGCGAACGCGCTCGACCGCATGTACACCGAGGCAAAGAACCAGATGTCGCTGCTGCGCGACAGACACGGCGAGCTCCAGCGGAAGATGACCGCGCAGGAGCGCGCCGACGCGATGAGCGAGTTCTACATCCCGGTGACTCCTGAGGCCGGCCGGTTGCTCTACTCCCTGGTGCGGGCCACCAAGCCGGCCACGGTCGTCGAGTTCGGGATGTCGTTCGGGCTCAGCGCCGTTCACCTCGCATCCGCCGTGCGCGACAACGGCACCGGTCGGGTGGTGACCACCGAGCTCAGCGCGACGAAGATCGCCGCCGCGAAGAACACCTTCGCCGAAACCGGGCTGGCTGACCTCATCACCGTCCTCGAAGGGGATGCGCTGTCCACGCTGGCCGGCCTGGAGGGTCCGGTCGACTTCGTCCTGCTCGACGGCTGGAAGGATCTCTACCTGCCGATCATCGAATTGCTCGAACCGCGCCTGTCGCCGGGCGTGCTCGTCGTCGCCGACAACACCAATTCTCCCGAAACCCAGCCGTATCTCGACCGGGTGCGCAACCCGGACAACGGCTATGTCAGCTTCAACTTCCTCGTCCGAGACAGCGACAGCATGGAAATCAGCTGTCGCACGGGCGGTTAG
- a CDS encoding acyltransferase family protein — MRRAGRLAIWDQPERRNGIPALDGLRAIAVGLVLVGHGGVPGVGGGFIGVDVFFVLSGFLITSLLLDELGRTGRIGLPGFWIRRARRLLPALVLMVLTVAAARELLPYQALTGLRSDAIAAFLWIANWRFVAAKTDYFTQGAPPSPLQHTWSLGVEEQYYFFWPALLIAVALLLAARARRRLTWATVGGVRFAAFLIATLGALASAVAAMVWVSDATRDRIYFGTDTRAQALLIGSAAAALLVRDWPSLNRGWCLIGTRWGRRLARVLPVTGLAGLAAAAHYATGSASEFRHGLLIGVAIASVLVVAPVALEQRGAVARLLAARPLVWLGTVSYGVYLWHWPIFLALNGEHTGWTGLQLFAARCGATLVVAVASWWLIEQPIRRWRPARVPLLPLAAATVASAAAVTLLVVPVGTGPALREAGLPPGVSAVAAVSPSPPGGSGQVGPRNPNRPFTVSVFGDSIGWTWMHYLPPTPGFAFLDHTVIGCSLVRGTPYRYLGQTLEQRQECDGWPIRWANQISRDQPDAALLVIGRWETVDRVNEGQWTHIGDPTFDSYLNAELQRALNIVSANGVRVVVATVPYSRGGEKPDGRLYPEDQPDRVNLWNAMLRKTVSGHPNVQILDLNKKLCPDGVYTAKVDGIKVRSDGVHLTPEGVKWLTPWLEESLR; from the coding sequence GTGCGGCGTGCGGGGCGCCTCGCGATCTGGGATCAACCCGAGCGGCGCAACGGAATTCCCGCACTGGACGGACTGCGCGCGATCGCGGTCGGGCTGGTGCTCGTCGGGCACGGCGGCGTCCCGGGTGTCGGCGGCGGCTTCATCGGCGTCGACGTGTTCTTCGTCCTCAGCGGGTTCCTCATCACCTCGCTGCTGCTGGACGAGCTGGGGCGCACGGGCCGCATCGGCCTGCCCGGTTTCTGGATCCGGCGCGCCCGGCGATTGTTGCCGGCGCTGGTGCTGATGGTGCTCACCGTCGCCGCGGCCCGCGAACTGCTGCCTTACCAGGCCCTGACCGGCCTGCGCAGCGACGCGATCGCGGCGTTCCTCTGGATTGCCAACTGGCGCTTCGTCGCTGCGAAGACGGACTATTTCACGCAGGGCGCTCCGCCGTCGCCGCTGCAGCACACCTGGTCGCTGGGGGTGGAGGAGCAGTACTACTTCTTCTGGCCCGCTCTGTTGATCGCGGTGGCGTTGCTGCTGGCCGCGCGGGCCAGGCGCCGCCTGACCTGGGCCACCGTGGGCGGCGTCCGGTTCGCCGCCTTCCTGATAGCCACCCTGGGGGCGCTGGCGTCCGCGGTGGCCGCCATGGTCTGGGTTTCCGACGCCACGCGCGACCGGATCTACTTCGGCACCGACACCCGCGCGCAGGCGTTGCTGATCGGCTCCGCGGCGGCCGCGCTGCTGGTGCGGGACTGGCCGTCGCTGAACCGGGGCTGGTGCCTCATCGGAACCCGGTGGGGACGCCGCCTCGCACGCGTGCTGCCGGTGACAGGCCTGGCCGGACTGGCGGCGGCAGCACACTATGCGACGGGCAGCGCGAGCGAATTTCGCCACGGTCTGCTGATCGGGGTGGCGATCGCCTCCGTTCTGGTGGTCGCCCCGGTGGCTCTCGAGCAGCGGGGAGCGGTCGCCCGTCTACTCGCCGCGCGTCCTCTGGTGTGGCTGGGCACCGTCTCCTACGGGGTCTACCTGTGGCACTGGCCGATCTTCCTCGCACTCAACGGGGAACACACCGGCTGGACCGGGCTCCAGCTGTTCGCCGCGCGCTGCGGTGCCACGCTGGTGGTGGCCGTCGCGTCGTGGTGGCTGATCGAACAGCCCATCAGGCGTTGGCGGCCGGCCCGGGTGCCGCTGTTGCCGCTCGCTGCGGCCACCGTGGCCAGCGCCGCCGCGGTGACGCTGTTGGTGGTCCCGGTCGGAACCGGCCCGGCGCTGCGCGAAGCCGGCCTGCCGCCCGGTGTCTCGGCGGTCGCCGCGGTGTCTCCGTCGCCGCCCGGCGGCAGCGGGCAGGTCGGCCCGCGAAACCCCAACCGCCCGTTCACTGTATCGGTTTTCGGCGATTCCATTGGCTGGACGTGGATGCACTATCTGCCGCCGACCCCGGGCTTCGCCTTCCTGGACCACACCGTCATCGGCTGCAGCCTGGTGCGCGGCACTCCGTACCGCTACCTCGGGCAGACGCTCGAGCAACGGCAGGAATGTGACGGCTGGCCGATTCGCTGGGCGAATCAGATCAGCCGGGACCAGCCAGACGCCGCGCTGCTGGTGATCGGACGCTGGGAGACGGTGGACCGCGTCAACGAGGGACAGTGGACCCACATCGGCGACCCGACGTTCGACTCCTACCTCAACGCCGAATTGCAGCGGGCGCTGAACATCGTCAGCGCCAACGGCGTTCGCGTCGTCGTCGCGACGGTGCCGTACAGCCGTGGCGGGGAGAAACCCGACGGCCGGCTGTACCCGGAGGATCAACCCGACCGGGTCAACCTGTGGAACGCGATGCTTCGCAAGACCGTGAGCGGGCATCCCAACGTGCAGATTCTGGATCTGAACAAGAAGCTGTGCCCGGACGGCGTCTACACCGCCAAGGTCGACGGGATCAAGGTGCGCAGCGACGGCGTCCACCTCACGCCGGAAGGTGTGAAGTGGTTGACGCCGTGGCTCGAGGAATCCCTGCGCTAG
- a CDS encoding SRPBCC family protein has translation MSWWIARSTHTLSQHVPAEPDDVREFYVDLDNIRLVHPLIVSVQVLSRGETPDGYDQTYRVVDRIPLGPISMRITYRARLLTRADGAVATEADQWPAVRLRGAVSFEPADGGTLLVERITVAAPRPLAATTARQAVQAHATMLAGIARHFESRG, from the coding sequence ATGAGCTGGTGGATCGCGCGTTCCACGCACACGCTCAGCCAGCACGTGCCCGCGGAACCGGACGACGTCCGGGAATTCTACGTCGACCTGGACAACATCAGGCTGGTCCACCCGCTGATCGTGTCGGTGCAGGTGTTGTCGCGCGGCGAGACCCCGGACGGCTACGACCAGACCTATCGGGTCGTGGACCGCATTCCGCTAGGTCCGATCTCGATGAGGATCACCTACCGCGCGCGGCTGCTCACGCGGGCCGACGGTGCGGTGGCGACCGAGGCCGACCAGTGGCCCGCCGTCCGTCTGCGCGGCGCGGTGAGCTTCGAGCCGGCCGACGGCGGCACGCTGCTTGTCGAGCGCATCACCGTCGCGGCGCCCCGGCCGCTCGCCGCGACGACGGCACGCCAGGCGGTCCAGGCGCACGCCACCATGCTGGCCGGGATCGCCCGCCACTTCGAATCCCGGGGGTGA
- a CDS encoding DUF899 domain-containing protein, with protein sequence MTSPRIVSDGEWAAALEQLLVKEKELTRARDAMAALRRRMPWRAVDKRYEFDGPAGRVGLLGLFAGRRQLVVYRAFYGPDIDGWPDHCCRGCSMIADHIGHLAHLNARDTTLVFASRAPQPDIERLKARMGWDMPWYTITDDFDSDFGVDEWHGTNAFIRDGDRVFRTYFVNNRGDEVLGNTWSFLDLTALGRQEDWEDSPAGYPQTKPYEWWDWHDEYGAHQPSRWFGEPDPDDPRDPRPARD encoded by the coding sequence ATGACTTCACCGAGAATCGTGTCGGACGGGGAATGGGCCGCTGCTCTCGAACAGCTGCTGGTCAAGGAGAAGGAGCTGACCCGCGCCCGCGACGCGATGGCGGCGTTGCGTCGGCGCATGCCATGGCGGGCCGTGGACAAGCGGTATGAGTTCGACGGCCCGGCCGGCAGGGTCGGTCTGCTCGGCCTGTTCGCGGGCAGACGTCAGCTGGTCGTGTACCGGGCCTTCTACGGACCTGATATCGACGGCTGGCCCGACCACTGTTGCCGGGGCTGCTCGATGATCGCCGACCACATCGGCCACCTGGCCCACCTCAACGCCCGCGACACCACCCTGGTATTCGCATCGCGCGCGCCGCAACCCGACATCGAGCGCCTCAAGGCGCGGATGGGTTGGGACATGCCGTGGTACACGATCACCGACGATTTCGACAGCGACTTCGGCGTGGACGAATGGCATGGCACGAACGCATTCATCCGCGACGGTGATCGCGTGTTCCGCACCTACTTCGTCAACAACCGCGGCGACGAGGTGCTGGGGAACACGTGGAGCTTCCTGGACCTGACGGCGCTGGGTCGCCAGGAGGACTGGGAGGACTCGCCCGCGGGCTACCCGCAGACCAAGCCGTACGAGTGGTGGGACTGGCACGACGAATACGGCGCGCATCAGCCCTCGCGGTGGTTCGGGGAGCCCGACCCCGACGATCCCCGCGACCCCCGGCCGGCACGGGATTAA
- a CDS encoding SDR family oxidoreductase, with protein MSQTLPITDGLVGTTAIVTGASRGFGRAIATALWGAGAEVVGVARTRSLLEGVRDDLGDRFVPVVADVADAVAAERLIDEYRPRTLVLCAGAAPRMSPLREQTWETFSENWNVDVAQTFHWTRAALRRPLAPGSTVIAMSSGAALAGSPLSGGYAGAKAAVKFVTSYAATEAQRAGLGIRFVSVLPRLTPATDLGAEAVAAYAERQGVDVEEFVRASGPALSAQEVGRSVREIAGGDPDGNESYLLTASGLTPLG; from the coding sequence ATGAGTCAGACCTTGCCGATCACCGACGGCCTCGTCGGCACCACCGCGATCGTCACCGGCGCGAGCCGCGGATTCGGCCGTGCGATCGCGACCGCGTTGTGGGGTGCGGGCGCCGAGGTGGTCGGCGTCGCCCGCACCCGCAGCCTGCTCGAGGGCGTGCGCGACGACCTCGGCGACCGGTTCGTCCCGGTGGTCGCCGACGTCGCCGACGCGGTCGCCGCCGAGAGGTTGATCGACGAGTACCGGCCGCGCACGCTGGTGCTGTGCGCCGGGGCGGCGCCCCGGATGAGCCCGTTGCGGGAGCAGACGTGGGAGACGTTCAGCGAGAACTGGAATGTCGACGTCGCACAGACATTCCACTGGACACGCGCGGCGCTGCGGCGGCCCCTGGCACCGGGCAGCACGGTGATCGCGATGTCCAGCGGCGCCGCGCTGGCCGGGTCACCGCTCAGCGGTGGCTACGCCGGCGCCAAGGCTGCCGTCAAGTTCGTGACCAGCTACGCCGCCACCGAAGCCCAGCGGGCCGGGCTTGGGATCCGCTTCGTCTCCGTGCTGCCCCGGTTGACGCCGGCCACCGACCTGGGAGCCGAGGCGGTCGCCGCGTACGCCGAGCGGCAGGGCGTCGACGTCGAGGAGTTCGTGCGGGCCAGTGGACCGGCGCTCAGCGCTCAGGAAGTCGGGCGCTCGGTCCGAGAGATCGCCGGCGGGGATCCCGACGGCAACGAGTCGTACCTGCTCACCGCGTCGGGTCTGACCCCGCTCGGCTGA